A genomic region of Catalinimonas niigatensis contains the following coding sequences:
- a CDS encoding TonB-dependent receptor, which yields MTRLKICMLKICILLSISFVFTLISNAQQNQTGTLQGYTKTSGQALPGTTVSIKDTRMGTASDVSGFYQMKGIPAGKYILLVSSLGYVTISDTIRIQAGQTLKLDLELEEAYTELETVTVFGKSALQETKELAYEVQAINAKALHNTTLDLGHTLDRVSGVRVRETGGVGSRMNFSLNGFTGRQVKFFIDGVPMDNFGSSFQLNNIPVNLAERIEIYKGVVPIWLGSDALGGAVNIVTNDNLRTYLDASYAYGSFNTHRTVVNAGYTSDAGFTLQLNAFQNYSDNNYWVDVDVADINSGKYYPDQRVRRFHDTYHNETIIAKLGIVDKSFADQMLVGVTLGQNYSEIQTGARLVSVFGDWHRRGNILMPTFKYKKTDLLLKGLDLTMNANYNFGTEQNIDTVYRRYNWFGEYKQYEGEGSERSRSMYKYSNNNGVVTANLNYQISDRQAISLNHVYNTFNRKGSDALYPENDSYDQPRISLKNISGLGYKYELNERWSTSIFVKHYAQTNRYSQVYNPSGNWGDEAYLEQENNFSKFGYGAASTFFINNHLQLKASYEKSYRLPETEELYGDLVNLQGNIALDPETSNNFNLGASFQTSINKAHQFSFSSNILYRDAEDFIRARLNNNQTMQVMDNLFNVTNAGVDGEIRYSYRRLLTAGVNMTYQNLRNNTKYEDGQSTESIVYRDRIPNMPYLFGNTDLSFFLRDLWKAGDALTLSYNLLYVHAFYLYWPSLGSDKLDIPEQLSHDLSLTYAMADGKYNMTVECRNLADAKLYDNFSLQKPGRSFMLKLRYFISQ from the coding sequence ATGACACGATTGAAAATCTGCATGCTCAAAATATGCATATTATTGAGTATCAGCTTTGTATTTACTTTAATCTCAAATGCCCAGCAAAATCAGACAGGCACATTGCAGGGCTATACCAAGACCTCAGGACAGGCACTGCCCGGAACCACGGTTTCTATCAAAGATACCCGCATGGGCACCGCTTCGGATGTTTCGGGCTTTTATCAGATGAAAGGGATTCCTGCGGGTAAATATATTTTACTGGTTTCTTCTCTGGGGTACGTAACCATCAGCGACACCATTCGCATACAGGCAGGACAAACCCTCAAGCTGGATTTGGAACTGGAAGAGGCTTATACAGAGCTGGAAACGGTGACAGTATTTGGCAAAAGCGCATTACAGGAAACCAAAGAACTGGCGTATGAAGTACAGGCTATCAATGCGAAAGCATTGCACAATACCACGCTGGACTTAGGCCATACGCTGGACAGAGTTTCCGGAGTGCGGGTCCGGGAAACGGGAGGCGTAGGCTCACGAATGAATTTCTCTCTCAATGGCTTCACTGGCAGGCAGGTCAAATTCTTTATTGATGGGGTGCCGATGGATAATTTTGGCTCTTCTTTTCAGCTCAATAATATTCCGGTAAACCTGGCTGAACGCATTGAAATCTACAAAGGTGTGGTACCAATCTGGCTGGGATCTGATGCACTGGGAGGAGCTGTCAACATCGTTACCAATGACAATCTCCGCACCTACCTGGATGCCTCTTATGCCTACGGTTCTTTCAACACGCATCGTACAGTGGTCAATGCAGGTTATACATCCGACGCGGGTTTCACCCTACAACTGAATGCCTTTCAAAATTACTCGGACAATAATTATTGGGTGGATGTGGATGTGGCCGACATCAACAGCGGTAAATATTATCCAGACCAGCGGGTAAGAAGGTTTCACGACACTTACCATAACGAAACCATCATCGCCAAGCTAGGCATAGTAGATAAGTCTTTTGCCGACCAGATGCTGGTGGGCGTCACGCTGGGACAAAACTATTCGGAGATACAGACCGGTGCCCGTCTGGTCAGTGTCTTTGGCGACTGGCACAGAAGAGGAAATATCCTCATGCCAACTTTCAAGTACAAGAAGACAGACTTGCTGCTGAAGGGACTGGATCTGACCATGAATGCCAACTATAATTTTGGAACGGAGCAGAATATAGACACCGTTTACCGTCGCTATAACTGGTTTGGAGAATACAAGCAGTATGAAGGCGAAGGTAGCGAACGCTCCCGCTCCATGTACAAGTACAGCAACAACAATGGGGTGGTCACGGCCAATCTCAACTATCAGATCAGCGATAGGCAGGCTATCTCCCTGAACCATGTGTACAATACTTTCAACCGCAAAGGTAGTGATGCACTGTACCCTGAAAATGACAGCTATGACCAGCCCAGAATCAGCCTCAAGAACATCAGTGGGCTGGGATATAAATATGAGCTGAATGAACGCTGGAGCACCAGTATTTTTGTCAAGCATTATGCACAGACCAACCGATATAGCCAGGTGTATAACCCAAGCGGCAACTGGGGAGATGAGGCCTACCTGGAGCAGGAAAATAATTTCAGCAAGTTCGGCTACGGGGCAGCCAGTACCTTCTTCATTAACAATCACTTACAGCTCAAAGCTTCCTATGAAAAAAGCTACCGCCTGCCGGAAACCGAGGAACTGTACGGAGATCTGGTCAACCTGCAAGGTAACATAGCACTTGATCCTGAAACCAGCAATAACTTCAACCTGGGTGCCAGCTTCCAGACCAGCATCAACAAAGCGCATCAGTTCAGCTTCAGTAGCAATATACTGTACCGAGATGCCGAAGATTTTATCAGGGCGAGGTTGAACAACAACCAGACGATGCAGGTCATGGATAATCTCTTTAATGTGACCAATGCCGGGGTGGATGGCGAAATCCGCTATTCTTACCGAAGACTGCTGACCGCAGGAGTGAATATGACCTATCAGAACCTCCGCAACAACACAAAATACGAAGATGGGCAAAGCACAGAAAGCATCGTTTACAGAGATCGCATTCCCAATATGCCGTACCTGTTTGGAAATACAGATCTGTCTTTTTTCCTGCGCGACTTATGGAAGGCGGGTGACGCACTAACCCTGAGCTACAATCTTTTATATGTACATGCTTTCTATCTCTACTGGCCCAGCCTGGGAAGTGATAAACTGGATATCCCGGAACAGCTTTCACACGATCTCAGCCTTACCTATGCGATGGCCGATGGCAAATATAATATGACGGTAGAATGCAGGAACCTGGCCGATGCCAAGCTCTATGACAACTTCAGCCTGCAAAAACCCGGTCGGAGCTTCATGCTCAAACTCAGATACTTTATCAGTCAATAA